taatatagCTCTTGCCCCAGAATCTACAGGTGAAGAACTGTGAGGGTGGTTGTGAAAGCACAGCCCCTATTCACCCTCTGGGACACGtgggttttgtggggttttttgtttgtttgtttgtttttgcgaAACAGGTGATTACTAATTAATCTTCATTCAATATAGGTCATGCCTTTCCTCCCAGGATGTAGGAACTGTGTTGCGGGGGAAGGGTAGTGGAGAGCTAGGTGCAAGGAGGAAATCTGGGTTTGAAATACCTGTTTCTCAGTTTCAGGGCAAGGAAATGGAAACTGCAAGAAGTGGAACTATTTGGCCAATGTGTCTCTATTAAAGACCTCTTTAAGAAAGCTATtattttctgggcacctgggtagttcagtcagttaagcaccttgtcttcatgatctcagagtcatgggactgagccctgtgtggggctccccactcagcagagagtctgcttctctctctccctctgccccccaccccagcccctgctggagcactgtctctctctctctctctctctgtgtctctctttctgaaatgaatacataaatcttaaaaaaagaaagatagaatgcaagctggggcatcTGAGTGCCTCAGCCGGCTGAGTGCCCCACTCTtcgtttcagctaaggtcattatctcaggatcctggtatcgGGACCCTCAAAACGCTGGGTGCtgagagaggagtctgcttgtctctctccctctgctcttcaccccactctctcattctcaaataaagaaataatctttaaaaaaaaaacaacgctcttacttttatttttttagatttaaaaaaaattatttgacaaagagagacagagatagtgagaggagagagcaggaacgggaggagagggagaagcagtctccccactgagcagggagccccacgtggggctcaatccctaccctgagatcatgacctgagccaaaggcagcggcttaaccgactgagccacccaaatggccccccacccccaaaatcaaAGCTCTTACTTTCTTCAtaatcaaagttttaaaaaagaaaaagtcaacaaCAAATCATAAAGGAAGGGGTTGTTCTTCAGACCAACTTCCTTCCCTTGAACCTCAATGCTATTCCTTGGAGTCAACAAAGGAAGTTTGCGATATCCTCCACAAAATATCTAGCTGCGCTCTCCACCCTCAGTCTCCGGAAGCTGTCGTGGGCAACAGCTAAACATGCGAGGGTATTCAGGGGATTGGATTTGGGTGTTGGTAAGTTAATAGTAACCCAGACGAGGAAAAAGTTAAAGAAACTATCCCAGTTGATTCCGTGGGATAAAGACGGGGAAGTGAGAGTCCTGGCCAGAAGCACTGGggacttttctttccccaaagctaGTAAACAAGCCTGGGGTATCTGACTCATCAGGATACTGCCTGGGGCATTGCACTCTAAATGCCCTACAAGATCCTTCCTGTTACAGTCCTGGCAACATCCTTCATTGCAAAACTTCCCAGAAGGGTACCGCATGGAGTAGTTGGgtggcagagaggtggggagtgACCAGGGTtcacagagaaaagaacagagtGATATCCCACGGTTGCATAAACTCGCAGGCCGCCCAAGAGCACAGCTAAGTGTGTGAAGCCTAGAAGAAACAGGTGGGTGCGGCTGTACAGCAAAGTAGCTCCTCCCTGAGCCCGCCAGGACACAGAGACCCGGAGCACCAATAGACCATGGTGAGTGTACGGTCTTGGGGCCCAAAGGGAACTACTCAAGGAACCCCAGGCACTGATTGGGGTAGCCCTGACCTCTGCTTTCTTCCTTAGGTGCGCGCGCCCTgcttgctgctgctgttgctgccaaCGCTGTGCGTCTCTGAGGTCGTACTAGAGCCCTGCGAAGTGGACGACGAGGATTTCCGCTGCTTCTGCAACTTCACAGATCCGCAGCCCGAGTGGTCCAACGCCTACCAGTGTGTAAGTGCCATCGAGGTGGAGATCCATGGCGGCGGCCACAACTTGGAACAGTTTCTAAAAGGCGCAGACACAGACCCGAAGCAGTACGCTGACGTGCTGAAAGCTCTGCGCTTGCGGCGGCTCACAGTGGCCTCTGCGCAGGTTCCTGCTGTGCTCGTGGCCGCCTTCCTGCGTGCGCTGGCGTACTCCCGCATCAAGGAACTGACGCTCCAGGATCTGGAGGTAACCGGCGGGACGCCACCGCCGCTTCTGGAAGCGACTGGGCCTGCGCTCTCCACCCTCACTCTCCGGAACGTGTCGTGGACAGCGGGAGGTGCCTGGCTCACCGAACTGCAGCGGTGGCTGAAGCCGGGCCTCAAGGTACTGAACATTGCGCAAGCACACTCGCTTGCTTTTTCCTGCGCACACCTCCCCACCTTCCTGGCCCTCACCACCTTAGACCTGTCCGACAATCCCCGACTGGGCGAGCACGGACTGACTGCAGCTCTCTGTCCGCACAAGTTCCCGGCCCTCCAGGCTCTAGTTTTACGGAACACCGGGATACAGACGCCCAACGGCGTGTGCTTGGCGATGGTGCGGGCGGGTGTGCAACCTCAGCGCCTAGACCTCAGCCACAACTCGCTGCGCGCCACCGCCCCAGGCGCTCCTGTGTGTGTCTGGCCGAGGACACTGAACTCTCTCAACTTGTCCTTCGCCAGGTTGGAGCAGGTGCCTAAGGGACTACCGGCCAGGCTTAGCGAGCTTGATCTTAGGTGCAACAGGCTGAACAAAGAGCCTCGGCCAGAAGAGCTGCCCACGGTGAGTAACCTGACGCTGGATGGGAATCCCTTTCTGGACCCTGAAGACCTCTACCAAGAAGACCCGATGAAGTCTGGCGTGGTCTCAGCCTGTGCGCATTCGGCCCTGGCGGTGGGGATGTCAGGAACCTTAGCGGTGCTTCAGAGTGTGGGGGTCGTCGCCTAGGGCCTACGAGAGAGACCAATGAATTGGCTCAGATTGCCCTGGCTCCACAGAAGCCTCATCCGGACATCTTAACCAACCAACCCTCTGCCTCATCTTCATTAAAATCTGAAAGAAGGAGATAGGTGTCATTCACTCAATGGGTGTCTGTGATCTGCTGGCGCACAGTGCTGGCTGTGGAATCCATTATATTTAGCTTTCTTCATCCAAATCCCCTAGAAACCTAAGGATAGAATTTAAAGGGTGGAAGAGGCAGGGAGTGTTTCCTGTCTAGAGCTGTGTGTGAGAAATGGGGGTTTCTGTGCAATCCGGCTTTCTGAGATTACTTACACCCGTGTTAAGGTTGTTTGAATGGTAAACATGCCGAGGAAGATACAGAATGTTTGCTCTCTGGTGCATTTCCCAAGAGCCAGCTGCTCCCCCTTTCAAAAGTAATAAAACTCAGAGTTacatgcttattctctctctctctctctttctctctcccaactcTCCATGGAGAAGGGACAGCTCTACCATCTGTCTCACATAAATTCTGAATTTCATAATTTCAGGGTTTCTCTTCTGCTGTGTAAAGCCCCTCCGCACACACAGGTACGCTGGCTTTCACTGTGTCATCTAAAGGGGAATTTATGCATGGAGGACGGTTACAAGATGCTGTCATTAAACAGTCTGTCTCTGAACCAGATATCTTGTGTGTATAATTGTTTCTGGCTGGATCTTTAACTTGTAACTAGGATAATAGCTTAGATACTTCACAACATCTTAGACCTCTCACAGGGCAAGTAATGACATGTGCGTTCCAAACCACATTTTCTCAGAGACCCAGGACATCAGCCAAGAGGTACTGCTCCTTCTAGGagtcccttctttttctttttttttttttaagattttatttatttatttgactgagagagattgcaagtaggcagagaggcaggcagagagaaaggaggaagcaggctctcactgagcagagagcctgatgcgaggctcaatcccaggaccctgggatcatgacctgagctgaaggcagaggcccaacaccctgagccacccaggtgccccctaggaGTCCCTTCTTTACATTGAGGAGGCAGCCATATGCATCAGAGAGCTAGACACCTGCCTCACAGAGGACCTGGAagagggatggaggagggggCACATATAAGCACAgccctctggcctgcctgcctccagtGTCCAGCGCCACACAGGTAGGAATGGAGGATGCAAAATAACATTGTTGGGAGAGTTACACGGATTACCAGACCACAGACTCAAAGAATCACGGGGACTGATAAATTGCCATCCCCAGGCAGGAAACCCCTCGGAGTATCCCCAAGAGGACTTCATCCAGCGCAGGGGAACATTTCCAGTATCAGAGAACTAATGACCTCAAGCAGCAACTTACATTTGAATAGCTATGAGCGCTCTTCATCAAAGTTCTGGAGCCTCTGCTCAACCTCAGGCCCTGTATTAGGACACTGATATATAAAGATGAGTCCAAAACATCCATGTCCTCAGGGAATTCTCAATCTAATAAGGGAGATGTACACAGAAAAGATAGTTGTGATTCTATGAATGGGAGGGATCTACTCTATGAGCTCCTCTGGAAGACTGTACAGGAAAGGAGACATTTATTCTGGGTCTGAGAGGTGAATATCACTTCCTCAGGAAGGACGTTGCCAGGCAAAAATGGGTACTTTAAAAGGCTcaaatctgggcgcctgggtggctcagtgggttaagccgctgcctttggctcaggtcatgatctcagggtcctgggatcgagtcccgcatcaggctctctgctcagcgggaagcctgcttcctcctctctctctctgtctgcctctctgcctacttgtgatctctctctgtcaaataaa
This genomic interval from Neovison vison isolate M4711 chromosome 1, ASM_NN_V1, whole genome shotgun sequence contains the following:
- the CD14 gene encoding monocyte differentiation antigen CD14, with protein sequence MVRAPCLLLLLLPTLCVSEVVLEPCEVDDEDFRCFCNFTDPQPEWSNAYQCVSAIEVEIHGGGHNLEQFLKGADTDPKQYADVLKALRLRRLTVASAQVPAVLVAAFLRALAYSRIKELTLQDLEVTGGTPPPLLEATGPALSTLTLRNVSWTAGGAWLTELQRWLKPGLKVLNIAQAHSLAFSCAHLPTFLALTTLDLSDNPRLGEHGLTAALCPHKFPALQALVLRNTGIQTPNGVCLAMVRAGVQPQRLDLSHNSLRATAPGAPVCVWPRTLNSLNLSFARLEQVPKGLPARLSELDLRCNRLNKEPRPEELPTVSNLTLDGNPFLDPEDLYQEDPMKSGVVSACAHSALAVGMSGTLAVLQSVGVVA